The sequence below is a genomic window from Granulicatella elegans.
CAATGTTTTGTTGACCAACTTTATTTGAGGCAAAAGTTGGTTTAAAGTTGGTTTTGTATCAATATTAAAGCTAATTTAATCAAATAGTTAAAGAGTTTAAAGCAGAAAAAGACAGAGAGGGTTAACTCCCTCTTTTTTGTACTCAAAAAACAAGATGCTGAAAGGGTTTGCTTAAAGAAGAATATAAACAGGCGAAGATGATGCTAGAATGGGCAAAAAACGTATTCTGCAAGCTTGTGTCATCATATAATGTATTTATTCATTTCTAATCAATAAGGCTTAAATAGAGCTGAAAATAAGCTAATATGAACGAGTTAGAAAGTTATAAAGCTTTGCTGTTAGAATATAACTGATTGGTGTTATGCAATCGTCCTAGCTATCTATGTTGCAAGCTTAGCAAGATAAAAGGTAAGAGGGAAAACATTATGGATAACAAAGGGCAGACCACAAAGGCAAGCTAGCTAGTGTGTAGGCAAAGAGTGTTAGAAATGGAATATTAAAGCGTGAGATGATGCATATAGAACAGCATCTGAATGTAGTTTGAATATAGAATATAATCTAATAAGAACAACTTTGCTGACAATCAACGTGTGAAAAGCACTGGAAGAACAAGAGGACTTTAAGAGAAAGAAGAAGATGAATAAACTTGCTGTGTGTTCTATTGAGTAAGAAGGAACAAAGATGATGCTAGCAAGCAAAGAAGAAGATGCTAAAAGAGTTAAACAATCAACTAAACAAACAATCTTTCAAGAGTAAATGATATAATCATTAAGCAAGAGAACACCAATACAAGCCAAACAAACCTACTAGATGAAGGGATAGGGGGACAGTATAGACATACCCCATAGGGAAATCACGAAAGGAAAAGGGTACAAAAGACCGCACCCCCCATTTGTGTATACAAACTCCTCTTAATTTTTAGGCGCACCTAATAATAAGCGTAAAAAAAGCACTAGCTTTTGCTAGCACTTCTTATATATACGATAAAGTCCTATTGACGGTGTGTAACGGAAACGAAAAACACAAACTAATTATAGTCAAATAATAACCATTAAACAAATTAAAAACACCTTACAAAGCAAGGTGCTGTTTTCATCTTAACCATAGGGGTGTTATTTTCTTAATAAATGTCTTTAGAACTCTTTTTAGATATCCTTGTATAAAAATTCATCAAAAATAGCTAAAAACGAAAATCATGATACGTTAAAACGTTGATTTTACGCTATTTTCATTCTATTAAAAATTAAAAATGCCCCCTACAGGGCTCGAACCTGTGACCCATAGATTAAGAGTCTACTGCTCTACCAACTGAGCTAAGGAGGCATTGATTACGTTTTTAGTATAGCACTTTTAAGATAAAATGCAATCGTTTTTAGGATTTTTTTCAAAAAATACTCAAAAAAATAGTTATTCAGTATAGTTTATGGTAGAATTATTGCGTATGACAATCAAGGAGTATTCTTTTTGGCGTGCTTACTTTAGAAATATAAGAAGGTGATTATTTCGTCTGTTTATATTTCTAAAAGTAGGTTCAAAAGATACTCTCAATTATAGAAGAAAAGGAGAATCGATATGTCAGAGAAAAAAGTATATAGCTATGAATGGGGCGGTAGACTGTTACAAGTTGAAATCGGTCAATTAGCGAAACAAGCAAATGGTGCTGTCTTAGTTCGTTATGGAGACACAGTGGTATTAACAGCAGCCGTTGGTACAAAACAAGCAAAGGATACAGATTTTTTTCCATTAACAGTGAACTATGAAGAAAAAATGTATGCAGCAGGTAAAATTCCTGGAGGATTTATTAAACGTGAAGGACGTCCAAGTGAACATGCGACATTAACAGCTCGTTTAATTGACCGTCCAATTCGTCCAATGTTTGCGGAAGGTTTTCGTAATGAAGTTCAAATTACAAATACAGTAATGTCTGTAGATCCAAACTGCCCACCAGAAATGGCAGCAATGTTTGGTTCGAGTTTAGCATTATGTATTTCAGATATTCCATTTGATGGTCCAATTGCTGGGGTAGATGTTGGTCGTGTAAACGGAGAATACGTGATTAACCCTACAACTGAACAAGTTGAATTATCAGATATTGAATTATCTGTAGCGGGTACTGCAACTGCGATTAACATGGTAGAAAGCTCTGCTAAAGAAGTGAGCGAAGAAGATATGTTGGGAGCATTATTATTCGGTCACGAAGAAATTAAAAAATTAGTAGCTTTCCAACAACAAATCGTCCAAGAAATTGGAAAAGAAAAAATGGAAGTAACATTGCTATCATTTGACCCAGAAATCGAAAAACAAGTGAAAGATTTATTCAGTCAAGCAATGATTAATGCAATCCAAACAGAAGAAAAATTAGCTCGTGAAGAAAATACTGAAAAAGTTAAAGAAACTGCCTTAGAACATTTTGAAGCTGTTTTAGAAGAAAATGATGAAAAAGCAGGTTTATTAAAACAAGTTTCTCAATTAGTTGATAATCTTGAAAAAGACGAAGTACGTCGTTTAATTACAGAAGAAAAAGTACGTCCTGATGGTCGTAAAATTGACGAAATTCGTCCATTGTCTTCAGAAATTGATTTATTACCACGTGTTCATGGTTCAGGTTTATTTACTCGTGGACAAACTCAAGCATTAACTTCCGCAACTTTAGCACCTTTAGGTGAATATCAAGTCA
It includes:
- the pnp gene encoding polyribonucleotide nucleotidyltransferase is translated as MSEKKVYSYEWGGRLLQVEIGQLAKQANGAVLVRYGDTVVLTAAVGTKQAKDTDFFPLTVNYEEKMYAAGKIPGGFIKREGRPSEHATLTARLIDRPIRPMFAEGFRNEVQITNTVMSVDPNCPPEMAAMFGSSLALCISDIPFDGPIAGVDVGRVNGEYVINPTTEQVELSDIELSVAGTATAINMVESSAKEVSEEDMLGALLFGHEEIKKLVAFQQQIVQEIGKEKMEVTLLSFDPEIEKQVKDLFSQAMINAIQTEEKLAREENTEKVKETALEHFEAVLEENDEKAGLLKQVSQLVDNLEKDEVRRLITEEKVRPDGRKIDEIRPLSSEIDLLPRVHGSGLFTRGQTQALTSATLAPLGEYQVIDGLGIEEGKRFIHHYNFPQFSVGSVGRAGSPGRREIGHGALGERALKQVIPTPEDFPYTIRLVSEVLESNGSSSQASICAGTLALMAAGVPIKAPVAGIAMGLISDGTNYTVLTDIQGLEDHLGDMDFKVAGTTTGITALQMDIKIQGITEQILREALTQAKKARFEILEELTSTIAEPRKELSPYAPKIEMISIHPDKIKVVIGRGGETINNIIDETGVKIDIDQEGHVSIASTDAAMIQRAKEIIEDLTREIEAGQVYEGTVRRIEKFGAFVEIAKGKDGLVHISELAHERVAKVEDVLAIGDKVKVKVTEIDGQGRINLSRKALIEKEA